Proteins from a single region of Catenulispora acidiphila DSM 44928:
- a CDS encoding ATP-dependent 6-phosphofructokinase, which yields MNTADLLTITSDDLAITRLGERTVDTPLSDLLGERQETWHYVTETDRVMLDVVQGIANKRDVDVAGLPAFNPGGPRRKLFFEPSEVTAAIVTCGGLCPGLNNVIRGLVLHLGRAYGVKRVLGFRNGFKGLTDGSEPMELTEQSVADIQNRGGTILGTSRGNQDPVVAVDSMVRLGVNILFVIGGDGTLRGASKLADEARARGERIAVVGIPKTIDNDIPWIDRSFGFHTAFAQAAQSIRAAHIEASSTENGVGLVKLMGRHSGFIACYSTLASHDVDFTLIPEVPFDVDVLMSRLKKKVEAQGHAVVVVAEGAGQEHFPASDQTDASGNAKLNDIGALLKKRIIDAFGDEPLSVRYVDPGYEIRSVPANAFDAVYCTRLAQAATHAGMAGFTSMVVGQWSGRMVHLPIALATASRNVVDPHGQLWMNVLETTGQPKQML from the coding sequence ATGAACACGGCCGATCTTCTCACCATCACTTCCGATGATCTGGCCATCACGCGCCTGGGCGAGCGCACTGTGGACACCCCGCTCTCGGACCTGCTCGGGGAGCGGCAGGAGACGTGGCACTACGTCACCGAGACCGACCGGGTCATGCTGGACGTCGTGCAGGGCATCGCGAACAAGCGCGACGTGGACGTGGCGGGCCTGCCCGCCTTCAACCCCGGCGGTCCGCGCCGCAAGCTGTTCTTCGAGCCCTCCGAGGTCACCGCCGCCATCGTCACCTGCGGCGGCCTGTGCCCCGGCCTGAACAACGTGATCCGCGGCCTGGTCCTGCACCTCGGGCGCGCCTACGGCGTCAAGCGCGTCCTGGGCTTCCGCAACGGCTTCAAGGGCCTCACCGACGGCTCCGAGCCGATGGAGCTCACCGAGCAGTCGGTCGCCGACATCCAGAACCGCGGCGGCACGATACTCGGCACCTCCCGCGGCAACCAGGACCCGGTGGTCGCCGTGGACTCGATGGTCCGCCTCGGCGTCAACATCCTGTTCGTCATCGGCGGCGACGGCACCCTGCGCGGCGCCTCGAAGCTCGCCGACGAGGCCCGAGCCCGCGGCGAGCGCATCGCGGTGGTCGGCATCCCCAAGACCATCGACAACGACATCCCCTGGATCGACCGCTCCTTCGGCTTCCACACCGCCTTCGCCCAGGCCGCGCAGTCCATCCGCGCCGCGCACATAGAGGCCTCCTCGACCGAGAACGGCGTCGGCCTGGTGAAGCTGATGGGCCGGCACAGCGGCTTCATCGCCTGCTACTCGACCCTCGCCAGCCACGACGTGGACTTCACCCTGATCCCCGAGGTCCCCTTCGACGTGGACGTCCTGATGTCCCGCCTGAAGAAGAAGGTCGAAGCCCAGGGGCACGCGGTGGTCGTCGTCGCAGAGGGTGCGGGCCAGGAGCACTTCCCGGCATCAGACCAGACCGACGCATCCGGGAACGCCAAGCTGAACGACATAGGCGCCCTGCTGAAGAAGCGGATCATCGACGCCTTCGGCGACGAGCCACTGTCGGTACGCTACGTCGACCCCGGCTACGAAATCCGCTCGGTGCCAGCCAACGCCTTCGACGCGGTCTACTGCACGCGGCTGGCGCAGGCGGCGACCCACGCGGGCATGGCCGGCTTCACCTCGATGGTGGTCGGCCAGTGGAGCGGACGCATGGTCCACCTGCCGATCGCCCTGGCCACGGCGAGCCGGAACGTGGTCGATCCGCACGGGCAGCTGTGGATGAACGTGCTGGAGACGACGGGGCAGCCGAAGCAGATGCTGTAG
- a CDS encoding helix-turn-helix transcriptional regulator, with product MESVRREPVPVLRGLVYRHTGFHLPDAAERARLELPSGAATMLIAFAEPIRIGLVSEGESEVFQRTSFLSAGRAIAAIGRHRGRVHGMELTLSHTGAHHILGVRMAELAEGFPTLGEVLGREGELLVEQLASLPSWEARFATLDAYLARRAADSQVQASWQVTRATRLVAAGWSLRDIQRDVGWGERHLRSRFLDQVGMTPKAMARVLRLQTALRAYLSGRNWAQAAVLARYHDQAHLGHDVKAITGLTPGRLAELRRGAPPGSALDRLPGRVTSVLMG from the coding sequence ATGGAAAGCGTGCGTCGCGAGCCTGTTCCCGTTCTGCGCGGCCTCGTCTACCGCCACACCGGTTTCCATCTGCCGGACGCCGCCGAGCGCGCGCGGCTGGAACTCCCGTCCGGCGCCGCCACGATGCTGATCGCCTTCGCCGAGCCGATCCGGATCGGCCTGGTCTCCGAGGGGGAGTCCGAGGTCTTCCAGCGGACGTCCTTTTTGTCCGCCGGCCGCGCCATCGCGGCGATCGGACGGCATCGCGGCCGCGTCCACGGCATGGAGCTGACCCTGAGCCACACCGGCGCGCACCACATCCTCGGCGTGCGCATGGCCGAATTGGCTGAGGGCTTCCCGACGCTCGGCGAAGTGCTGGGCCGCGAAGGTGAATTGCTCGTCGAGCAATTGGCGAGCCTGCCGTCCTGGGAGGCGCGCTTCGCGACGCTCGACGCGTACCTGGCGCGCCGCGCCGCCGACTCCCAGGTCCAAGCCTCCTGGCAGGTGACGCGCGCGACTCGTCTGGTCGCCGCCGGCTGGTCGCTCCGCGACATCCAGCGAGACGTCGGCTGGGGCGAGCGGCATCTGCGCTCGCGGTTCCTGGACCAGGTCGGGATGACGCCGAAGGCGATGGCGCGGGTCCTGCGGCTGCAAACCGCGCTGCGCGCCTATCTGTCCGGACGCAATTGGGCGCAGGCCGCGGTCCTGGCGCGCTACCACGACCAGGCGCACCTCGGGCACGACGTGAAGGCGATCACCGGGCTGACGCCGGGGCGGCTGGCGGAGCTGCGGCGCGGCGCCCCTCCGGGCTCCGCACTCGACCGGCTCCCCGGACGGGTGACCAGTGTGCTGATGGGCTGA
- a CDS encoding ABC transporter permease — protein sequence MSSDTAPAGSPPSGVIHDIGYRTYTGERIGRLGIVRALYWHSLRAAWGLGRGPRAKIVPVLAFVIMSLPAIANAFAVSRTGVHAIRYDEYMYSFQLVLVLYLAAVTPELISRDIRNRTLPLYFSRPLRRTDYPIAKVSALITAMLVLTAGPEIMLYVGTIGSLHGGSAVWRETRAFLPGLELALLYSVVFSVLAAVLSCYTGRRAFATGAVAVFFFGTYVISSAMVRLTGFRPHYHHVGDDGGGYFVKPTSPGAGPKVSGLLNPANLLEGLKEWVVGKAPDNADVPYPGGFGIVYLAAVVLLCALAFFLLIRRYQKASLL from the coding sequence ATGAGTAGCGACACCGCCCCCGCCGGCTCCCCGCCGTCGGGCGTCATCCACGACATCGGCTACCGCACCTACACCGGCGAGCGGATCGGCCGGCTGGGCATCGTCCGTGCCCTGTACTGGCACAGCCTGCGCGCCGCCTGGGGACTCGGCCGCGGGCCGCGGGCCAAGATCGTGCCCGTCCTGGCGTTCGTCATCATGTCGCTGCCGGCCATCGCGAACGCCTTCGCGGTCTCGCGGACCGGCGTCCACGCCATCCGCTACGACGAGTACATGTACAGCTTCCAGCTGGTCCTGGTGCTCTACCTCGCGGCCGTGACCCCGGAGCTGATCTCCCGCGACATCCGCAACCGCACGCTGCCGCTGTACTTCTCCCGGCCGCTGCGCCGGACCGACTACCCGATCGCGAAAGTCAGTGCCCTGATCACCGCGATGCTGGTGCTCACAGCCGGGCCCGAGATCATGCTCTACGTCGGGACCATCGGCTCGCTGCACGGCGGCTCCGCCGTCTGGCGCGAGACCCGGGCGTTCCTCCCCGGTCTGGAGCTGGCGCTGCTGTACTCCGTCGTGTTCAGCGTGCTGGCGGCGGTGCTGTCCTGCTACACCGGCCGCCGCGCGTTCGCCACCGGCGCCGTCGCAGTGTTCTTTTTCGGTACCTACGTCATCTCCTCGGCGATGGTGCGCCTGACCGGCTTCCGGCCGCACTACCACCACGTCGGCGACGACGGCGGCGGCTACTTCGTGAAGCCGACCTCGCCGGGCGCCGGGCCCAAGGTCTCCGGTCTGCTCAATCCCGCGAACCTGTTGGAGGGCCTCAAGGAATGGGTCGTCGGCAAGGCTCCGGACAACGCCGACGTGCCCTATCCCGGCGGCTTCGGCATCGTGTACCTGGCCGCGGTCGTGCTGCTGTGCGCGCTGGCCTTCTTCCTCCTGATTCGCCGCTACCAGAAGGCGAGCCTGCTGTGA
- the glmS gene encoding glutamine--fructose-6-phosphate transaminase (isomerizing), translated as MCGIVGYVGSQQALGIVIEGLRRMEYRGYDSAGIAVVDRSDGEARLAGAKKAGKLANLEKELDGHPLPASTTGLGHTRWATHGGPTDGNAHPHFSAPDGVYTDTSGKVAVIHNGIIENFARLKAELAGQDVEFLSETDTEVVAHLLARDFAEAGDGDLGAAMRRVVNRLQGAFTLVAVHADAPDVVVGARRNSPLVIGVGEGEAFLASDVSAFIAHTREAIEMGQDQVAEVFRDGSVKITTFDGEVVQGKRFHVSWDASAAEKGGYDWFMQKEIAEQPQAVAETLLGRVNGEGKLKLDEMRLSEDELRAVTKIIVIACGTAYHAGLIAKYAIEHWTRVPVEVELASEFRYRDPILTKDTLVIAISQSGETMDTLMAIRHAREQHSRVLAICNTNGSTIPRESDAVVYTHGGPEIGVASTKAFLTQLTACYLVGLYLAQVRGVKFNDEVAEVLTQLSDSPAAIAETLNRMEPVRKLARSMVGARTVLFLGRHVGYPMALEGALKLKELAYIHAEGFAAGELKHGPIALIEQDLPVVVVVPSPKRPLLHDKIVSNIQEIRARGAKTIVIAEDGDDVVAPYADFLFHVPELPILLQPLVATVPLQVFAAELADALGYDVDQPRNLAKSVTVE; from the coding sequence ATGTGCGGAATCGTGGGTTACGTGGGCTCCCAGCAAGCGCTGGGCATCGTCATAGAGGGTCTGCGCCGGATGGAGTACCGGGGCTACGACTCGGCGGGCATCGCCGTGGTCGACCGGTCCGACGGCGAAGCCCGGCTGGCCGGCGCCAAGAAGGCCGGGAAGCTGGCGAACCTGGAGAAGGAGCTCGACGGCCATCCCCTCCCGGCCTCGACCACCGGTCTCGGGCACACCCGCTGGGCCACCCACGGCGGACCCACCGACGGCAACGCGCACCCGCACTTCAGCGCTCCCGACGGCGTCTACACCGACACCTCCGGCAAGGTGGCGGTCATCCACAACGGCATCATCGAGAACTTCGCGCGCCTGAAGGCCGAGCTGGCCGGGCAGGACGTGGAGTTCCTCTCCGAGACCGACACCGAGGTGGTCGCGCACCTGCTGGCGCGCGACTTCGCCGAGGCCGGCGACGGCGACCTGGGCGCGGCGATGCGCCGGGTCGTGAACCGGCTGCAGGGCGCCTTCACGCTGGTCGCCGTGCACGCCGACGCCCCGGACGTGGTGGTCGGCGCGCGCCGCAACTCCCCGCTGGTGATCGGCGTCGGCGAGGGCGAGGCGTTCCTGGCCTCCGACGTCTCGGCGTTCATCGCGCACACCCGCGAGGCCATCGAGATGGGCCAGGACCAGGTCGCCGAGGTCTTCCGGGACGGCTCGGTGAAGATCACCACCTTCGACGGCGAGGTCGTCCAGGGCAAGCGGTTCCACGTGTCCTGGGACGCCTCGGCCGCCGAGAAGGGCGGCTACGACTGGTTCATGCAGAAGGAGATCGCCGAGCAGCCGCAGGCGGTCGCCGAGACGCTGCTGGGCCGGGTCAACGGCGAGGGCAAGCTGAAGCTCGACGAGATGCGGCTGTCCGAGGACGAGCTGCGCGCGGTCACCAAGATCATCGTGATCGCCTGCGGCACCGCCTACCACGCCGGCCTGATCGCCAAGTACGCCATCGAGCACTGGACCCGGGTCCCGGTCGAGGTCGAGCTGGCCAGCGAGTTCCGCTACCGCGACCCGATCCTGACCAAGGACACGCTGGTGATAGCGATCTCGCAGTCCGGCGAGACCATGGACACCCTGATGGCCATCCGGCACGCGCGCGAGCAGCACTCCCGGGTCCTGGCGATCTGCAACACCAACGGCTCGACCATCCCGCGTGAGTCCGACGCCGTGGTCTACACCCACGGCGGCCCGGAGATCGGCGTGGCGTCCACCAAGGCGTTCCTGACCCAGCTCACCGCCTGCTACCTGGTCGGGCTGTACCTGGCGCAGGTGCGCGGCGTGAAGTTCAACGACGAGGTCGCCGAGGTCCTGACCCAGCTGTCGGACTCCCCGGCGGCGATCGCCGAGACCCTGAACCGCATGGAGCCGGTCCGCAAGCTCGCGCGCTCCATGGTCGGCGCGCGCACCGTGCTGTTCCTGGGCCGCCACGTCGGCTACCCGATGGCCCTGGAAGGCGCCCTCAAGCTCAAGGAGCTGGCCTATATCCACGCCGAGGGCTTCGCCGCCGGCGAGCTCAAGCACGGCCCGATCGCCCTGATCGAGCAGGACCTGCCGGTCGTGGTCGTGGTGCCCTCGCCCAAGCGGCCGCTGCTCCACGACAAGATCGTCTCCAACATTCAGGAGATCCGGGCCCGCGGCGCCAAGACCATCGTCATCGCCGAGGACGGCGACGACGTGGTGGCACCCTACGCGGACTTCCTGTTCCACGTCCCGGAGCTGCCGATCCTCCTCCAGCCGCTGGTGGCCACCGTCCCGCTGCAGGTGTTCGCCGCCGAACTCGCCGACGCCCTGGGCTACGACGTGGACCAGCCGCGTAACCTGGCGAAGTCGGTCACCGTGGAGTAG
- the coaA gene encoding type I pantothenate kinase encodes MTNAAPPAPSPFLEFSREEWAALRDRTPLPLTEPEIERLRGLLDVTDIDEVRDVYLPLTQLLSLYVRATKELRGTIASFTMGTEAGSADKESQWTPETAPPFVIGIAGSVSVGKSTFSRTLRALLARNPEHPEVGLITTDGFLYPNAELERRGLMGRKGFPESYDQRAFLRFLSAVKSGQQAVEAPVYSHLVYDIVPGECVEVKRPDILLVEGLNLLQPARTRADGRTSLAVSDFLDFSVYLDARRSDLQNWYTDRFLALRSTAFSDPQSYFHKFASLSDEAAAGLALEIWTSINERNLMDNILPTRGRARLVLRKGADHRVERVRLRKP; translated from the coding sequence GTGACCAATGCAGCGCCACCAGCTCCCAGTCCCTTCCTGGAGTTCAGCCGCGAAGAGTGGGCCGCTCTGCGGGACCGGACCCCGCTGCCGCTGACCGAGCCCGAGATCGAGCGGCTGCGGGGTCTGCTCGACGTCACCGACATCGACGAGGTGCGCGACGTCTACCTGCCCCTGACGCAGCTGCTGAGCCTGTACGTCCGCGCCACAAAGGAGCTGCGCGGCACGATCGCGTCCTTCACGATGGGGACCGAGGCCGGGAGCGCGGACAAGGAAAGCCAGTGGACGCCGGAGACCGCGCCGCCGTTCGTGATCGGCATCGCCGGCTCGGTGTCGGTCGGCAAGTCCACGTTCTCCCGCACACTGCGCGCTCTGCTCGCGCGCAATCCGGAGCATCCGGAAGTGGGCCTCATCACCACCGACGGCTTCCTGTATCCGAACGCGGAACTCGAACGGCGCGGCCTGATGGGCCGCAAGGGCTTCCCGGAGTCCTACGACCAGCGCGCGTTCCTGCGCTTCCTGTCGGCCGTGAAGTCCGGCCAGCAGGCGGTCGAGGCGCCGGTGTACTCGCACCTGGTCTACGACATCGTCCCCGGCGAGTGCGTCGAGGTGAAGCGCCCGGACATCCTGCTGGTCGAAGGCCTGAACCTGTTGCAGCCGGCCCGCACCCGCGCCGACGGCCGCACCTCGCTGGCGGTCTCAGACTTCCTGGACTTCTCGGTCTACCTCGACGCCCGCCGCTCGGATCTGCAGAACTGGTACACCGACCGCTTCCTGGCGCTGCGCTCGACGGCGTTCAGCGATCCGCAGTCCTACTTCCACAAGTTCGCCTCCCTGTCCGACGAGGCGGCGGCCGGGCTGGCGCTGGAGATCTGGACGTCGATCAACGAGCGGAACCTGATGGACAACATCCTACCGACCCGCGGCCGGGCGCGGCTGGTGCTGCGTAAGGGTGCTGATCACCGCGTGGAGCGGGTGCGGCTGCGCAAGCCCTGA
- a CDS encoding ABC transporter ATP-binding protein — MSIDEIPGQRDAAPVPVQHNLGGPAEIVLDNVTHWYGNVVAVNDITMTIGPGVTGLLGPNGAGKSTLLHLVSGFLAPSRGTVTVAGQSAWHNPGIYKVIGLVPERDSVYAFLTGRQFVTATAKLHKLPDVGDAVARALHMVEMDTEAADRRIETYSKGMRQRIKVAAALVHEPRVLLLDEPFNGMDPRQRMHMMDLLHRLGDAGHTIVFSSHILEEVERLSGTVQVIVSGRLAASGDYRTIRRLMTSRPHVFQVASSDDRTLASALIGRPSVNGVELNPGGGLEVRAGDYGAFSRELAAVAREHGVRLRAVLPADESLESVFTYLVAS; from the coding sequence GTGAGCATCGACGAGATCCCCGGGCAGCGCGACGCCGCCCCGGTCCCGGTCCAGCACAATCTCGGCGGTCCCGCCGAGATCGTGCTGGACAACGTGACCCACTGGTACGGCAACGTGGTCGCGGTCAACGACATCACGATGACCATCGGCCCGGGCGTCACCGGCCTGCTCGGCCCGAACGGCGCCGGCAAGTCCACGCTCCTGCACCTGGTCTCCGGCTTCCTGGCGCCCTCGCGCGGCACGGTCACCGTGGCCGGGCAGAGCGCGTGGCACAACCCCGGCATCTACAAGGTGATCGGCCTGGTGCCCGAGCGCGACTCGGTCTACGCCTTCCTGACCGGGCGGCAGTTCGTCACCGCGACCGCCAAGCTGCACAAGCTGCCGGATGTCGGCGACGCCGTGGCCCGCGCCCTGCACATGGTCGAGATGGACACCGAGGCCGCCGACCGCCGCATCGAGACCTACTCCAAGGGCATGCGCCAGCGCATCAAGGTCGCCGCCGCCCTCGTCCACGAGCCGCGCGTGCTGCTGCTGGACGAGCCGTTCAACGGCATGGACCCGCGCCAGCGCATGCACATGATGGACCTGCTGCACCGGCTCGGCGACGCCGGCCACACCATCGTGTTCTCCTCGCACATCCTGGAGGAGGTCGAGCGGCTCTCCGGCACGGTGCAGGTGATCGTGTCCGGCCGGCTGGCCGCCTCCGGCGACTACCGCACCATCCGCCGGCTGATGACCAGCCGCCCGCACGTGTTCCAGGTCGCCTCCAGCGACGACCGGACGCTGGCCTCGGCGCTGATCGGCCGGCCGTCGGTCAACGGCGTGGAGCTGAACCCCGGCGGCGGCCTGGAGGTGCGGGCCGGCGACTACGGCGCGTTCAGCCGGGAGCTGGCGGCGGTGGCGCGCGAGCACGGCGTGCGGCTGCGCGCGGTGCTGCCCGCCGACGAGTCGCTGGAGTCCGTGTTCACCTATCTGGTGGCATCGTAA
- a CDS encoding SigE family RNA polymerase sigma factor: MSDEEDFRQFAASRQKQLLRSAYLLCGDWHGAEDLVQTAFGQLYRSWHRVRRVEHPDAYAKQVLYRCHLSAKRKRRFTTVSIDSVLEPAASGDGFGDGSTGVLLEALAGLPDRARAVVVLRFWEDYSVAQTAEALGVSQGTVKSQSSRALALLRERIGDSFSDIGQD; the protein is encoded by the coding sequence ATGAGCGACGAGGAGGACTTCCGGCAGTTTGCCGCGAGCCGCCAGAAACAGTTGCTGCGCAGCGCGTATCTGTTGTGCGGCGACTGGCATGGCGCCGAGGACCTGGTGCAGACCGCCTTCGGGCAGCTGTACCGGTCATGGCACCGGGTTAGGCGCGTCGAGCATCCGGACGCCTACGCCAAGCAAGTGCTGTACCGCTGCCACCTGTCGGCGAAACGGAAGCGGCGGTTCACGACCGTGTCCATCGACTCTGTCCTGGAACCTGCTGCGTCCGGCGACGGTTTTGGAGACGGCAGCACCGGCGTCCTCTTGGAGGCTCTCGCCGGCCTGCCGGACCGGGCCCGAGCCGTAGTGGTGCTGAGGTTCTGGGAGGACTACTCGGTCGCGCAGACCGCTGAAGCCCTCGGCGTATCGCAGGGGACTGTGAAGAGTCAGTCCTCGCGCGCCCTGGCGCTGCTGCGAGAGCGGATCGGCGACTCGTTCAGCGACATCGGTCAAGACTGA
- a CDS encoding ABC transporter permease subunit — protein sequence MSTVFNPTIAAITLRGLLGRRRSLLIALPPALLLALTIGLRAATNINSSHDFGWPGVVLGQIGLVTLLPLTAMIIGTSVLGTEVDDASILHLLATPVSRGTVMFTKWIVASGATLVFAVVPISAAAFIATSGYVDNPGPLDMTFTPIKGDTSEAIGVIVAAAVGAIVYSAFFLFLSVVTKRSVAVTLIYILVWESLLTRFVSGLRLLSIGQYELGLADKIGHLPNLGANLTLGTSVIMSVLFTVIALGYGTRRLQSFRVSGEAA from the coding sequence ATGTCGACCGTCTTCAACCCCACGATCGCCGCCATCACGCTGCGCGGCCTGCTCGGCAGGCGCCGCTCGCTGCTGATCGCCCTGCCCCCGGCGCTGCTGCTGGCCCTGACGATCGGGCTGCGCGCCGCCACGAACATCAACAGCTCGCACGACTTCGGCTGGCCCGGCGTCGTCCTGGGCCAGATCGGACTGGTCACGCTCCTGCCGCTGACCGCGATGATCATCGGCACCTCGGTGCTGGGCACCGAGGTCGACGACGCCTCGATCCTGCACCTGCTGGCCACCCCGGTCAGCCGCGGCACGGTGATGTTCACCAAGTGGATCGTGGCCTCCGGCGCGACCCTGGTCTTCGCCGTGGTGCCGATCTCGGCGGCGGCGTTCATCGCCACCTCCGGCTACGTCGACAACCCCGGCCCGCTGGACATGACCTTCACGCCGATCAAGGGCGACACCTCCGAGGCGATCGGCGTCATCGTCGCCGCCGCGGTCGGCGCGATCGTCTACAGCGCGTTCTTCCTGTTCCTGTCGGTGGTGACCAAGCGCTCGGTGGCTGTGACCCTGATCTACATCCTGGTCTGGGAGAGCCTGCTCACCCGGTTTGTCAGCGGTCTGCGACTGCTGTCGATCGGGCAGTACGAACTCGGCCTGGCCGACAAGATCGGACACCTGCCGAACCTCGGCGCGAACCTCACGCTGGGCACCTCGGTGATCATGTCCGTGCTGTTCACGGTCATCGCGCTGGGCTACGGGACGCGGCGGCTGCAGTCGTTCCGGGTGTCCGGCGAGGCCGCGTGA
- a CDS encoding ABC transporter ATP-binding protein: MTTATTSTAHPAVPAASAAVIEASGLTKRYNGAARGAVTALDGLTLSVPAGVIGLVGANGAGKSTLIKILLGLLAPSSGSAAVLGYDVVDQAERIRTLVGYMPEHDCLPPDVTATEFVTHMGRMGGLPPTAAKERAAESLRHVGLHEERYRLIGTYSTGMKQRVKLAQALVGDPRLLLLDEPTNGLDPAGREAMLDLIERIGAEFGISILVASHLLGEIEQICDSLVAIESGKLLRAASMSAFTKASAVLAVEVDEGAAKLAAALKNAGLTPRRDGRALLVRLGGTEQESDLVYDAIRDAVADLGLPLNRLERRRHRVEELFADEDFDDLDDLDATSSATAATATTTAASPAASPTPAPPSPPAAEAPAEAEAADAEAADAEAAESETDHE; encoded by the coding sequence ATGACCACAGCCACGACATCGACGGCGCATCCGGCCGTCCCGGCGGCGTCCGCCGCCGTGATCGAGGCGTCCGGCCTCACCAAGCGCTACAACGGCGCGGCCCGGGGGGCGGTGACGGCGCTGGACGGGCTGACGCTGTCCGTCCCGGCCGGCGTCATCGGGCTGGTCGGGGCGAACGGGGCGGGCAAGTCGACGCTGATCAAGATCCTGCTCGGGCTGCTCGCGCCGTCCTCCGGGTCGGCCGCGGTACTCGGGTACGACGTGGTCGACCAGGCGGAGCGCATCAGGACCCTGGTCGGCTACATGCCCGAACACGACTGCCTGCCGCCGGACGTGACCGCCACGGAGTTCGTCACGCACATGGGCCGCATGGGCGGACTCCCCCCGACCGCCGCCAAGGAGCGCGCCGCGGAGTCGCTGCGCCACGTAGGCCTCCACGAGGAGCGCTACCGCCTGATCGGCACCTACTCCACCGGCATGAAGCAGCGGGTGAAGCTGGCCCAGGCCCTCGTCGGCGACCCCCGCCTGCTCCTGCTGGACGAGCCCACCAACGGCCTGGACCCGGCCGGCCGCGAGGCGATGCTCGACCTGATCGAACGGATCGGCGCGGAGTTCGGCATCTCCATCCTCGTCGCCTCCCACCTGCTCGGCGAGATCGAGCAGATCTGCGACTCCCTGGTGGCCATCGAGAGCGGCAAACTCCTGCGCGCCGCCTCCATGTCCGCCTTCACCAAGGCCAGCGCGGTCCTCGCCGTCGAGGTCGACGAGGGCGCCGCCAAGCTCGCCGCCGCCCTGAAGAACGCCGGACTCACCCCCCGCCGCGACGGCCGCGCCCTGCTGGTCCGCCTCGGCGGCACCGAGCAGGAATCCGACCTGGTCTACGACGCCATCCGCGACGCCGTGGCCGACCTCGGCCTGCCCCTGAACCGGCTGGAGCGGCGGCGGCACCGGGTGGAGGAGCTGTTCGCCGACGAGGACTTCGACGACCTGGACGACCTCGACGCCACCTCATCAGCCACTGCCGCCACTGCCACCACCACCGCCGCCAGCCCCGCCGCATCACCCACTCCCGCCCCACCCTCACCCCCCGCCGCCGAAGCCCCCGCCGAAGCCGAAGCGGCCGACGCCGAAGCGGCCGACGCCGAAGCCGCCGAGAGCGAGACCGACCATGAGTAG
- a CDS encoding holo-ACP synthase has protein sequence MILGVGIDVVDVDRFAASLARTPALREKLFTPAERERGTASLAARFAAKEALAKSLGAPRGLRWHDGEVVTLPDGRPELRVTGTVAALAESRGIRVFHVSLSHDAGIASAVVIAEG, from the coding sequence ATGATCTTGGGAGTGGGCATCGACGTGGTGGACGTCGACCGGTTCGCCGCGTCGCTGGCCCGCACCCCGGCGCTGCGCGAGAAGCTCTTCACGCCCGCAGAGCGCGAACGCGGCACAGCCTCCCTGGCCGCACGCTTCGCCGCGAAGGAAGCACTCGCCAAGTCCCTCGGCGCCCCCCGCGGCCTGCGCTGGCACGACGGCGAGGTGGTCACCCTCCCCGACGGCCGCCCCGAGCTGCGCGTGACCGGAACGGTTGCGGCACTGGCCGAGTCCCGCGGCATCCGCGTGTTCCACGTGTCGCTGTCGCACGACGCCGGGATCGCTTCGGCGGTGGTGATCGCCGAGGGGTGA